From Brassica rapa cultivar Chiifu-401-42 chromosome A06, CAAS_Brap_v3.01, whole genome shotgun sequence:
CGGGAAAGAAAAGACACATCACAAGATGGTCTATACTACAATTTTTGGTCTTACTGTTGCAAATTATTAAAGTTGATCTCATATTGTAGAACTTAGAACTTAAGACAATTCATGCTCTATTTTACTTAATCGATATCAAATCAATAGAACTTGATCACACGAGTCTGATGCCGATTTATGACTTGCCGTATTGCAATTACCATAAAACccaacttttgtttttgttttggtctCCTTGCTTCGGACGTCCAAACTAAACAAAATGTTGGGGGGAATGTTTCAAAATGAGATTCTTCTGTCGCCTCCTTGAATGGCTTGTTCTGCATTTTTTCTGGGTGCGCCTCTCAGGCTGAGGAAATGTCTTTCATTCCGTTGAAGATCTTTGTGAATTATTTGTTTTGAGGTTTTATCTTTAAGATTTGTGGGTGAAATCTCTGTCTAAATGGGTTATATATAAAGAGAGATATACGTGTACAGACTAGGAgaatgatttgatttgatttgattttattctTAGAGATGGAGGTGAATAATTAGTGGATATGATATCATATCTTATTATATGTTTGGTCCAAGTCATCATACAACTAAAAGTTCCCCACTTTCACCCTTTTTACACAAAAATATTCGGCTTGGCCGTTAAAAGCTTCGTGCTGTGCATCATCACATTCACATTCGTGGAAAATAAAGTTGCCAGATTCTCGTGTTTGTTTGAATGACAGTTGTACCCTTTTTggtaattttgaaaataaagttACAAATGTCTGTCATATAATTTGTAAATGCAAGTgtaacacttctgaagcttagGGTTATAATTTGTAAATGCAAGTGTAACACTTTTTACGCTTTTTAGTTCTAGAATTTTTGTTAATGGATCTTATACAAAACAGATCATTGCAAAATAGTTTTGGGCTTTGATCTTCCAACTTGTCACTTTCTCCACCCAAAATGATTGTGACACACTTCTATTGCTCAAATGAACAAGTAATATGAATCTTAACAACATGATTTCTTATACAAACCATATGATTGCTCAAACTTAAAAACACGAACTCTATATCTAAAAAGAATATCTCTTCTACTTCTAGTCAACTAAGAGCATTTCCAATGTAAAACAccattttttcctccaaaatggagtaaaagtgaaaatggagtaaaattgctccaatcCTACTTCATTTCTCATtctataatggagtgatgaaaaaacaaaaaatagattactccatttatggagtaaacttcattatggagtgagatatgagATTGGGTTGgagtattttttactctataatcacttttactctattttagagaaaaaaaatggagtagggatggagatgctctaaaacCGGAGAGTTTTAGACCGAAATTACGATTCTCCTTCTTAGTCCAAACAAGTTTCGATAAAATAAAACATGTGACGAGTACCACGTGTCTAGAAACACATACCAAGTGTCGCCGCATTTAAAAATCTGCATCGATTAAACTACGGTCAATTTATTTCTTTCTTGGTGTTTTCTTTTTTGTCATCCtcttaaaaaattttttttttgcattataTTTAAAACTTGGAAACTAAAATACATTCAGATCCCGAAGGATGACACTGAATTTTAATGGAATCGGCTATTCCAAGTACAACGCACCGGGATCCCCAAATGGGATCTCTAACCATGTGGTGTCCAATAATTAGCCACTTTTTAGTGTGAAGACTATCCATAATATATCTTTCCTATAAGAAGCCAAATTAAGGTGAcgcaagcttcacacaattttttttttttttttttttttttttaagcttCACACAATTGTTTGTTCTTTGAATCGTTGTAGCGAAGGAGACAAGACAATGTAAGAAGTTTACATATAGTCCTTGTTCTTTaaccattttttcttcttccttatTATTTTACGTCGCTTTGATGAGTTTGCTATGGAGAACCTATAGCAACACATATGTagtccaaaaaaagaaaaactagcAACATATGGAGCTAACTaacaattattaattttctttttgatcaaACCAAACTTGCATTAATCTTAAATATGTTTACACTCCAACAAAAACTAACAGTTATTGATAAAAACGACTATTATGTCATGTATTCAAAAGATCGAGTTTATTTTGAGTGTTTTACATGCAGTTAGATAACACGACTGTGATGTAAAAAAGAGTAGATAACTTGAAAATCTTGACACATTGCTGAGATCCTTGTCCGAGCTCTCAACAGATTTTCGATGAGATTATGATTTCATTCCGAACCCTATATAATCAGCATTAGAAATATGATCTACTAAAGTAAATTTAgtgtctttttaaaaaaaaataaatgttaaattttattcataaaaaaaagcCTTATTACATTGATAAATCAAAAGTAAATTTAGTGTCTTCAACTGAAACCTCCCATGTGTTTTTTAGTATTATAACCATATGTCATTTCTTTTCACGTAGATAAAGAAAAGCGTACATCGTTATCCACTTACGAGCAAGGCTTTTTCCTCGTAAGAACGTATAGTTTCTCTTAGCCTTTGTAAATTATTCTTTATGTTGCTAAGGTTCGGAGCATATACTATAATAAGATTCCGTCTATCGCATCTTCTAATTCATGTTATGTTATTATTGGTcacattcaaaattttaaactaaaagcGTTATGGACAATCACGTTACctagagagagaaacaaaaaacaatcCCTCTCTTCCCATTTAAAAAGCGTTATACTAGACAAGGTTGGACAATTTAATTGGTACCTACTCGATAAGTTAATTTACCTTGAGATTATACGTGCTCGGTTTGTTAGTGTCGGATGGCTGTATTGACCTAATACTTGCATAGTAGGTTGAACCTCATCCCTTTTAATCCGGTACTTAACCCCGGACCACCCAGGTAAAAAGATAATGATTATATACTAATCAGATGAAATTTGTGTGTGACAAATTGATTTTTCCTTTGGAGAGTTGTAGGACACTAGTGATTTTGTTTCTGCAAGTTTAAGGCACTTTTCCGCTGTCACATGCATGTGTAATTTGCTACATGTACATGAACATACAACCGTGAAGAGTACATATACTGGATTCAATAGACGAGTTTAGtacaaaatatgtatacatCATATAGTATAATACTTGTTATTAGACAAAAACAAAAGCcagtatatttaaaaatatatattggaaATGTTATGAAGCGAGAACAGGACAAAAACTTTTTGGCGTATTCTTTTCTCGGATTCCACTTACGTCGGTGGCTGTCACTGACTCACATTCACATCGAATGGTGTTTgatgatattaaaatataaccGATGTAAGCATATATTTTGTGCATACTGTAAATTGGAAATCCTTTAGGGCACCCAGTCTGCAGGGGCGAATCCAGAATAATTTTTCAGAAggtgcaaaataaaataaaagactaAGGGAAAATCGAACTTGAGATTTAAAGGGGTGCACAACACTATTAAACCATCTTATCTAGCTGGTTACTTTGTATTTTTACATACaagtaaatatttataaatttgtatgTTTCTGCAAGTTGTTCTTGGCACTGGTTTCGCCCCTGTCGGTCTGAACCGGTACAGGtttcttgaaaaaaaattactattactattataattattttatttatgtttaaattttgttaacccaataaaacattattagaaTGACATCTGTTTTTCTTCATCCTTAACCGGTCCTTAAAATTCTTTATTAAAAACTTTAGTTTGTTcccttttattttaattatttttcatttatttttaaaattaaaaactcttttaaaatattttgttggaGCTGCTTTTACCACCAAAAAATTGTTTAGAGACTAAATTAAGGGATATAACATGATATTTTGTTGTCCCATGCATAGGCCATAGCATGCTATACATGAAAAAATACCAAATTTGTCCAGTTATGAGAATAATGTAAACTATAAATGCGTGCATGTATGAGTACAATATACATACTTGGAACATTCTAAATGGTAAAAAGAGATTTGAAGCTTGGAACTTGATTAGAATAAGATAATATTCGttttaagaaaaagaaggaGATATATTTTTGCATTCTCTAACTTTCCACAAAATTTAGAAAGGAAAATATTCGTTTAGTTTTTGTATACATAGAAGAAACATTCTTTTTAGCAAAAACGAAAGAatgattcttttctttttttctaatgatttaaaagaataaaaggcatataaaataaaagggTAGATAAAAAGCGAAAAACTTTTGATCTGTGGATCATATTGTTAATGTCATCTCagagtttcaaaaataaaaactactccctctgtttttttatgttacatattttaaaattttcacacattttaataaaacacattaaatttacatattttttgtgtttatctttgtttcataattttaaaccaataaaaattcagtaaatgcaattaagttttttgaaatttgcaattagttaataaaacatagtcttggaaatgtaaaaaatgaatctttttaaaacaatttttttttctctaaaatatgtaatattaaggaACAGAGGAAGTACAGTATTTCGAGGAAGAATGAGTTATACAAACAACGGACTTCATTAAACATGAGTGGGGAAAAAAGTGAAAGAAaataatcagaaaaaaaaaacatttcaaaatttgcaaATTAATAAACCAAGCTACAAACGACATGTCGTATATTTATTAATTCTACTAGAAAAGGGGGGATAATTGTACATAAACACGAAAGATATACTTCTATTCAGCAACCTTAATTAGTGTCCTAACATTACTAGAAGTCTAGAACTGAAAAACACATAAGACCATAAGAGTAGGTTCAGAATCTAAAACTTAACCAGAATCGAGAAGAATATTACAACCCTAAAGAAGGTTAGAAAGAGAAGTTGTGAAAAACCAGAGTTAACTAGCAGCTCTCTGAATGAAAACGGTTTCGAGGTCTGGTGGACAGAAGAACTCTCTACCGGTGGCAACGTAGCTGCACTTGGACGACGGCTTCCGCTTCTTTGGTGCGGCTGGGCACGGCGGGACTCTTGGAATTCTGACAGAAACCGCTGTGGGTGTTGTCGGACACTGATCTTGATCCTCTGTTTCGGTGAATATGACGTCGGAGGAGGAGTTAATAGGCTTGAGCGGCGAACGTGGAGGAAGACCGGCGATAACCCATTTTTTACCGTCGGTGGCTTCACGTATCTCGACTTCGAGTTGGTTGTAAGATTTGTCGGAATATCCCATGAGTTCTTGGATGTGGAATCAGAGGAAAGAGAGCAATTGATTAACAAAAGTAATCAAAGGCTTGCTTTGGTTATTGGGAATCTTTAGGTATTTTTGTGAAGTTGAATGAGACTTGTTGCTCttgttctctctctccttctaaCGTTGCTGGCGAATGTGAAGTGAAGGGGGACAGGCCGGTTTTATAGTCAACAAGGAATTGAATGCATCAATCAGATCGGTGTCGATTCAGTTCGGTAattttcctcttcttctgactaaaatattatgaaaaaggtttttattttttttgtttcaaatttaaTTATCGGATACAAAAATGTACTATAGAAAGACAATGACATTGAGTGCGTACTTTTTGAAATAGTTTATATTCGATTCTGAGAACAGAGTGGAAAGTGGAGGGAATAAAGGGTAGAGGAGTGGTAACTGGTAACTAttcataatttgaaatttaaactttataattaaatatatcacgGAACTACGGAAGTGTGGAATGAAATTTTTTTGCCGGTTATCGGTTGtgtctaaattttttataattttaatatcataataaatagaaaaaaattgtcATGTCGGATCACTAATTTTCATTTGCggtagattttaaaatatgattttagcACTTAcacaaaaatcttaaaatatgtTGAAGTAAAAGATTATAGGGATGCCTTAGAGACAGAATGACAATATGAAAATTTCTTGTTGTATTGTCATTTGAGTTCCGGTtcgtataaaacaaaaaaaaattatacgtACATACATCTATGAATgtggaagcaaaaaaaaaactaggagCATATGTTTCTATTGGTGTAAATCTATGTCCCCAACTCATATGAACGAAAATAAATATACACTGAAGATATAAGAAAACTGATCTATATATGTTcaccaaatatatttttttaagtacTTTGTTATGGAGTGATAATCAAGTTATCAGGATCTACAACTTGTGAGTATTGCGCATATATATGATCGATCATCAATTCATCATATATCCTACATCGTTAGTGATGGGTGGGTATTTGTCTCCACCAACTTGTCGACgatagtacatatatatatatgtgacatATGTTAAGTACGTAGGTTAGTATGTTTACTGTTTTCTTTTTTGTGTGGATACATATATGTGACATGCACGTCGGTGTCTAGATTTGCGTACATATCCGTCTGCCAAATCATCCTTGATATGCCctctaacaaaaataaaaagttgtgTTTGTGTCTAcaatctttatattttatatgtaaaaccAACGACTACATTAATCTTAGCAGGTCTGAATCTTAGTAACAATTACAAAGCGTTTAAGTAAAAGTTCAGAAAAGAAACAACGTGTGTTCCGCAGGATAGTTTCAAAACGAATTTGGATTGGAGTAACTGTGATGGAGAGAAGAGTTCATAAGAAAAGGGAGACAGAGAGACCGTGACACCTGACTAAAATGAGAAACacagaaaatacaaaaatgagttTTAAATGAGAATAGGGAATCCGAGGAAACGCGTGTAAGTTCAAACCTAACACATATTTAATGTTTATCATAGTTATAAATAATGATTTCCATGCAGTAGCATTAAATGTATCTTGTAGAATATGGAACTATTAAATGGAAAAGAGTCGTTGAGATTCAGACTTTGTTCAGTGTACATTGCCCACACCCGTTCAGTTGACGGTCATATGTTTTGACTTTCTAATAAATCTCTGGTCAAAAAAAGATTTTCGAGGGCTTCGAAGCTTGGACGCTAAAGTTATTGCACCAAAGAAAATTTGATGGTTGAGATATCAGGATAATTCTACTATTCGTTTTGTCGGTGTTTTTGAGGTATCTCAGCATCAGCGTcgtctcaaattaattttagatcCGGTTCAAAAAAATTACAGTATTAATTATACATTTTatcaagtaattttaaaatttaataactttgtttaattttttatattataagttctaaatttagcattatatctaaaaatttaaagttttttaccattaatttatctatatattttaaaaaattcttaaactttttatttttatatttcgggATTCTATTCGATCGCTTCACTTGTGCGCGCTGTTAGACGGTCCTATTCAGCATATAACAAATGTTTTAGCAGCCTCTCGTGTACCGGTGGAACACTAATGAAGAATAGTGTTGGTATAGTTTGACGCTACTTCTATTCAACTAACACATTTTTTATGCATAAAACGATTTCAAGGCGCGTGTACCTTCCCAAGTTTATTCTTGCCTTCTCATCCTTCCTCTTAAACCGGAAACAAACCGAATATCCCGATCGATATTCTAATTAAACCTAGAGAAATCATTTGATATCGGCTTTAATACTGTAAAGAAAAGTTTGGAATTTGGAAGAATCCTAAACATACATACTTGTAATGTGAACTTTCGGATAAATTAAACTCGAACCGATGGTTAGGTAGATCAATCTGACCAAACCGGAACAAATCCAACATCTTTCACAACGTGTCTCATTTGACAGGTAGGGGCATATGTGTCAATCTCTAACCTCTTCGCCACATGTCATATTCTTCTTTTTAAGcgcaaaaaaattataatttttaattttgaagatATCCGCCGAAAACTTCGTATTTTTTGACCCTTCGTCTTCGGAAATGGCGGCTATTTCTCCGGCGACTGCAACAACCGCTGCTTCTCTATCTCTCCCTCAGCTTAGCTCCTCCCCATCGTCGTTATCGTCCTCTTCCTCTCTGAATTTCAAAACCGCTACAGTCGGTAGTCGCTGCGTGAGGTGCGGAGTGAGAAGCTTAGAGAACCAGTCGGGTCACCGGAGCCTCGATTTCTTGTCTAACGGGGATCCGATCAGCCTGATTAACCCGAATTCGTCGTCTTCTCCGATATCGATGGCTGCATCAGCGTCGGAATCCGGTTCGAAGTGCTCGAAGCGCGTGTGCCTCTTCCACAGCGACGAGACTAGAGATCTCGCCGAGAGGATCGTCGCGCAATCGGATTGTATCGAGCTACGAAGCATCAATTGGAAGTAAACaatctctgtctctctctatTTGATTACTTAAAAAAGGTTTCTCTTTTATGTTAATGCGATCCTTTGTGAAAAAAGCTATCGAAAGCTGATAGCTTTGACTTTTGTTCTGACCAATTCGAATTTTCAAATGCGAGTTTCTTTGGTGGGTTTGGTCAATGGTCTTACTCTAGAGTTTAAAGTCGAGACCTTGAGAGATTCTTATAGCTCTTTTAAACCACTCTTAGTAGAGAGAACTTTTGCATTAGGGATTCTAAGCTGAGGATTATTTGGTTTGATAATTGAGTTTTTGTTAACAAAGTTATATTCacaatcatttgttttttttttttttttgttttaggaaATTTGATGATGGATTCCCTAACTTGTTCATACAAAATGCTCAAGGCATACGTGGGCAGCACGTGGCCTTCTTGGCTTCGTTCAGTTCACCGGCTGTGATCTTTGAGCAGCTCTCTGTTATCTATGCTCTCCCCAAGCTTTTTGTTTCGTCGTTTACACTTGTTCTTCCGTTTTTCCCCACTGGAACTTCTGAGAGAATGGAGGACGAGGGTGACGTGGCGACTGCTTTTACTCTGGCTAGGATACTCTCGAACATACCGGCTTCTAGAGGAGGACCGACTAGCTTAGTGACATTCGATATACACGCGTTGCAGGTCTTCATTACAACGCTGATCAATGctgatgacttttttttttttgttgtctatGTTTTATCTTAGATTTTTGCATGTTTTTGTTTGGATTGTAGGAAAGATTCTACTTTGGTGATACTATACTTCCGTGCTTTGAAAGTGGTATTCCTTTGCTCAAGAATAGACTCCAGGCTCTACCTGATTCTGATAACGTAAGCCTCTTTCCCTTTAGTTTATCACATTTGTATCAGTTCCATCATCGCTATTGAACGAGCTTTTTTTCATGTAACTCGCTGTTGATTAGAGTTCCATTCAAGCTTCATTCATGTTTGTTATTGATGTTCATTTGTTTCAGATATCTATTGCATTCCCGGATGATGGAGCATGGAAACGTTTCCACAAACAACTACAACATTATCCAACGGTATCATACTTTCTACTAATGCTGTCTCTCACTAGCATCTTACAGTGAATACATGTGGACCGTTTTAGTATATAGAAACCTGTGTTTTAGCATCATGAGTTCTTAAAGGTCACATTGTATCTAACTCCAAAACAAGCATTGCATCATCGTATCTTGAGTAGAAAATCTGAATATCAGACTTACCTAGTAATCCACTGCGTCATTCAGATTGTTTGTAACAAAGTTAGAATGGGAGACAAACGAATAGTGCGTAT
This genomic window contains:
- the LOC103871852 gene encoding ribose-phosphate pyrophosphokinase 3, chloroplastic, with product MAAISPATATTAASLSLPQLSSSPSSLSSSSSLNFKTATVGSRCVRCGVRSLENQSGHRSLDFLSNGDPISLINPNSSSSPISMAASASESGSKCSKRVCLFHSDETRDLAERIVAQSDCIELRSINWKKFDDGFPNLFIQNAQGIRGQHVAFLASFSSPAVIFEQLSVIYALPKLFVSSFTLVLPFFPTGTSERMEDEGDVATAFTLARILSNIPASRGGPTSLVTFDIHALQERFYFGDTILPCFESGIPLLKNRLQALPDSDNISIAFPDDGAWKRFHKQLQHYPTIVCNKVRMGDKRIVRIKEGDAEGRHVVIVDDLVQSGGTLIECQKVLAAHGAAKISAYVTHGIFPKSSWKRFKLDTKGDPAEGFSYFWITDSCGLTVKEVMNKPPFEVLSLAGSIASALQV
- the LOC103871851 gene encoding cyclin-dependent protein kinase inhibitor SMR8 gives rise to the protein MGYSDKSYNQLEVEIREATDGKKWVIAGLPPRSPLKPINSSSDVIFTETEDQDQCPTTPTAVSVRIPRVPPCPAAPKKRKPSSKCSYVATGREFFCPPDLETVFIQRAAS